One part of the Sphingopyxis sp. PAMC25046 genome encodes these proteins:
- a CDS encoding glycosyltransferase family 4 protein has protein sequence MKHISEDRHFRSFGEEDFSLVGTLADEAASSAALPPPRLAMVGCYSPRKCGIATFTADTCRHLDAARPDLPIDIYAMQSLADPATDAEVTRAIRDDVPADYRAAAAAINASGATVVWLQHEFGIFGGAAGEMIFELVDRIAAPLIVTLHTVLAEPAPQQRRVVDRLVARASTLVVMSEHARTTLIDTYGADRAQIALIEHGTPDRSFNEISKMRRALGLAERPVLSTFGLIGPGKGLEASIRALPAIAAQYPDILYRIVGATHPNLIAHEGEAYRDGLVALADSLGVSENIAWENRFLDTEDLLDQIELCDIYLAPYPNLEQVTSGTLAYAVALGRAVISTPFVHARELLAGEAGILLPSAESEAIAEAVRLLLAVPEERRALQRRAYARGRRTAWGAIAEQCAALIETVSAPAAELAARRGVPALGGVWAMCDDVGMFQHAILTVPDRRHGYCIDDNARALMLVSSLPPRLQAEMEHRALAFASFIQHGWNEDLRCYRNFMGYDRCWREDAGSEDSNGRTLWALGHAAARARPVLRQWASAWFARTAGIALEFENPRALAFAILGADEYLAHEPDHRPARAIIERGGALLASLWKSARRSGWDWFEPGLAYDNARLAEALMRAGRRLGSLPLEQAGLDALGWLADFQTAPEGHFRPVGSESFGREGEALPFDQQPLEAWATVDACASAFALTSGEVWRCHAETAYSWFLGRNDRGAALGDLRSGRCHDGLGPREVNRNCGAESILAFHLAHRTMADIFWRDAAPTIPEWQADDKRPALVD, from the coding sequence ATGAAACATATCAGCGAGGACCGTCACTTTCGCAGTTTCGGCGAAGAAGATTTCTCGCTTGTGGGAACGCTCGCCGACGAAGCCGCATCCTCGGCGGCGTTGCCGCCGCCGCGCCTGGCGATGGTGGGCTGCTACAGTCCGCGCAAATGCGGCATCGCGACCTTCACCGCCGACACATGCCGCCACCTCGACGCCGCGAGGCCCGATCTCCCGATCGACATTTACGCGATGCAGAGCCTCGCTGACCCCGCGACCGACGCCGAAGTGACGCGCGCGATCCGCGACGATGTGCCAGCCGACTATCGCGCCGCCGCGGCCGCGATTAACGCGAGCGGCGCGACGGTCGTCTGGCTGCAGCACGAGTTCGGCATCTTCGGCGGCGCTGCCGGCGAGATGATCTTCGAACTCGTCGACAGGATTGCCGCGCCGCTCATCGTCACGCTTCATACGGTGCTCGCCGAGCCCGCCCCCCAGCAGCGCCGCGTCGTCGACCGGCTCGTGGCGCGCGCGAGCACGCTCGTCGTCATGAGCGAACATGCCCGGACCACGCTGATCGACACCTATGGGGCCGACCGGGCGCAGATAGCACTCATCGAGCATGGCACGCCCGACCGTAGCTTCAACGAGATATCGAAGATGCGCCGCGCGCTCGGTCTCGCCGAGCGACCGGTCCTGTCGACTTTCGGCCTGATCGGGCCGGGCAAGGGGCTCGAGGCCTCGATCCGCGCACTCCCCGCGATCGCGGCGCAATATCCCGATATCCTTTACCGCATCGTCGGGGCAACCCATCCCAATCTGATAGCCCATGAGGGCGAGGCCTATCGCGACGGCCTCGTGGCACTCGCGGACAGCCTTGGCGTCTCCGAAAATATCGCATGGGAGAACCGCTTCCTCGATACGGAAGACCTTCTCGACCAGATCGAGCTTTGCGACATCTATCTCGCTCCTTATCCCAACCTCGAGCAGGTCACCTCGGGAACGCTTGCTTATGCCGTCGCGCTCGGTCGTGCCGTCATTTCGACCCCCTTCGTTCATGCGCGCGAACTGCTGGCCGGGGAGGCCGGCATCTTGCTTCCCTCCGCGGAGAGCGAGGCGATCGCCGAAGCCGTGCGCCTTTTGCTCGCGGTCCCCGAAGAGCGGCGCGCGCTGCAGCGCCGCGCCTATGCGCGCGGCCGGCGCACGGCTTGGGGAGCGATCGCCGAACAATGCGCGGCGCTCATCGAAACGGTTTCGGCGCCAGCCGCTGAGCTCGCCGCCCGGCGCGGCGTCCCGGCGCTGGGCGGTGTGTGGGCGATGTGCGACGATGTCGGCATGTTCCAGCATGCCATCCTGACCGTGCCGGACCGTCGTCACGGCTATTGCATCGACGACAATGCCCGCGCGCTGATGCTCGTCTCGAGCTTGCCTCCGCGCCTGCAGGCGGAGATGGAGCATCGGGCGCTCGCCTTTGCAAGCTTCATCCAGCACGGCTGGAACGAGGATCTTCGCTGTTATCGCAACTTCATGGGATATGATCGGTGCTGGCGCGAAGACGCGGGCTCGGAAGACAGCAATGGTCGCACCCTCTGGGCGCTCGGCCACGCGGCGGCGCGTGCGCGCCCTGTCCTGCGTCAATGGGCGTCGGCCTGGTTCGCGCGCACGGCCGGGATCGCCCTCGAATTCGAGAATCCGCGCGCGCTCGCCTTTGCGATACTCGGCGCCGACGAATATCTCGCGCACGAGCCCGATCATCGTCCTGCCCGCGCGATCATCGAACGCGGCGGCGCGTTGCTGGCTTCCCTGTGGAAGAGCGCGAGACGCAGCGGCTGGGACTGGTTCGAACCGGGTCTTGCCTACGACAATGCGCGGCTCGCCGAGGCGCTTATGCGGGCCGGCCGACGATTGGGATCGTTGCCCCTCGAACAAGCTGGCCTCGACGCGCTTGGCTGGCTCGCCGACTTTCAGACCGCTCCCGAAGGCCATTTCCGTCCGGTGGGATCCGAAAGTTTCGGCCGAGAAGGCGAAGCTCTCCCCTTCGATCAGCAGCCGCTCGAAGCCTGGGCGACGGTCGATGCCTGCGCGAGCGCCTTCGCTCTCACCAGCGGCGAAGTTTGGCGCTGCCATGCCGAGACCGCTTACAGCTGGTTTCTGGGGCGAAATGATCGCGGCGCAGCGCTCGGCGACCTGCGCTCGGGCCGCTGCCACGACGGGCTCGGTCCGCGCGAGGTCAATCGGAACTGCGGCGCTGAATCGATTCTCGCGTTTCACCTCGCACACCGCACGATGGCGGACATCTTCTGGCGCGACGCTGCGCCTACCATCCCCGAATGGCAGGCCGACGACAAGCGTCCGGCGCTGGTCGATTGA
- a CDS encoding sugar phosphate nucleotidyltransferase codes for MHRPIQPVLLCGGAGTRLWPASRGARAKQFLDLVGGDSLFRRTLKRAADGAFLPPLVICGAEHVALVRAQAEGFDPKLLVEPVARNTAGAIALAVAAAGPDTLLLVMPSDHIVEDVSAFRQAVARAQMLARDDWIVTFGITPDRPETGFGYIASGAALGDAGFAVERFVEKPPRAKAEAMLAAGGYSWNAGIFLFRAGAMRDAMREHCPAIYLAAEAAFAAASESPHAIYADGPSFAAAPSDSIDYAVLEKHARVAVVPVSMGWSDLGSWEAVHALARCDETGNACDGELFAHESRGCLVRAPGKRVSLVGMEDVAVIVDGDDILVMPLARSQDVRAAAKACG; via the coding sequence ATGCACCGGCCGATCCAGCCCGTCTTGCTGTGCGGCGGCGCGGGCACACGCCTCTGGCCGGCGTCGCGCGGTGCGCGCGCCAAGCAGTTTCTCGACCTCGTGGGCGGCGACAGCCTTTTTCGCCGGACGCTTAAGCGCGCCGCAGACGGGGCGTTTCTTCCGCCGCTCGTGATCTGCGGCGCCGAACATGTCGCGCTGGTTCGTGCGCAGGCAGAGGGCTTTGACCCGAAACTTCTCGTCGAGCCGGTTGCACGAAACACCGCCGGCGCTATCGCCCTTGCCGTCGCCGCTGCCGGTCCCGACACGCTCCTGCTGGTCATGCCGAGCGACCATATTGTCGAAGACGTCTCCGCCTTCCGGCAGGCCGTGGCGAGGGCGCAAATGCTGGCCAGGGACGATTGGATCGTCACTTTCGGCATCACCCCCGATCGTCCCGAAACGGGTTTCGGTTACATCGCGAGCGGCGCGGCGCTCGGCGACGCGGGGTTCGCGGTCGAGCGCTTCGTCGAAAAGCCACCGCGCGCCAAGGCCGAGGCAATGCTGGCGGCAGGCGGGTACAGCTGGAACGCGGGAATTTTTCTCTTTCGGGCGGGTGCGATGCGCGACGCGATGCGCGAACATTGTCCGGCGATATACCTTGCCGCCGAGGCTGCGTTCGCGGCGGCAAGCGAGAGCCCCCATGCCATCTACGCCGACGGACCTAGCTTCGCCGCGGCCCCGTCGGACTCGATCGATTATGCCGTGCTCGAGAAACATGCCCGCGTTGCGGTGGTTCCCGTCTCGATGGGGTGGTCGGACCTCGGGAGCTGGGAGGCGGTACACGCGCTTGCCCGCTGCGATGAAACGGGCAATGCCTGCGATGGCGAACTGTTCGCGCACGAGAGCCGCGGCTGTCTTGTGCGCGCGCCCGGAAAGCGCGTCTCGCTTGTCGGCATGGAGGACGTCGCGGTGATCGTCGATGGCGACGATATTCTGGTCATGCCGCTTGCGCGCTCGCAGGACGTGCGCGCCGCCGCAAAGGCGTGCGGATGA
- a CDS encoding glycosidase, with translation MEFAVDRLVFGPDDVDPARSPLAGALGAETYVLGAFNPGLARLPNDNLLLLVRVAEALRHPVRDGHVHSIRWDGGRYRLDAWPLDLCDTSDPRKFLVHGGAWEVMALTSLSWLLPVELSPDGLAVVAVHYERAIAPQASFQCYGIEDARISNLGDRWLMTSCSVSPERHSTTLYSSTNGLDWRFEDIVLDHQNKDMLIFEGLIGGQYWAQTRPLGALYFTYPPGSEWRAGPSINLASSPDALHWKPRREPGLRPHAGTVATARMGGGTPPILTPRGWLTLWHGVEPKEVVGIYRTYWSLLDPENPSRVLHGEHAPLLEANPALTAPLEDKIYIRDVVFTTGIVDAGDHYIVASGEGDLACRITHIPKSRFGL, from the coding sequence ATGGAGTTCGCGGTCGACCGCCTCGTTTTCGGTCCGGACGATGTCGATCCGGCGCGTTCGCCCCTGGCGGGCGCGCTCGGGGCCGAAACCTACGTGCTGGGCGCCTTCAATCCGGGGCTTGCGCGCCTTCCGAACGATAATCTGCTGCTGCTCGTGCGCGTCGCGGAAGCGCTTCGCCATCCCGTCCGCGACGGCCATGTCCATTCGATACGCTGGGACGGCGGCCGCTATCGCCTCGACGCCTGGCCGCTCGATCTTTGCGATACCTCCGACCCGCGCAAATTCCTCGTGCACGGCGGCGCCTGGGAGGTGATGGCGCTGACCTCGCTTTCCTGGCTGCTGCCCGTGGAACTCTCGCCCGATGGCCTCGCCGTCGTTGCGGTGCACTATGAGCGCGCCATCGCGCCGCAGGCGAGTTTCCAATGCTATGGCATCGAGGATGCGCGCATCTCGAATTTGGGCGACCGCTGGCTGATGACGAGCTGCTCGGTAAGCCCCGAACGCCATTCGACGACGCTTTACAGTTCCACCAACGGGCTCGACTGGCGGTTCGAGGATATCGTGCTCGATCACCAGAATAAGGACATGCTCATCTTCGAGGGCCTGATCGGTGGGCAATATTGGGCGCAGACCCGGCCTTTGGGCGCCCTCTATTTCACCTATCCGCCCGGCAGCGAGTGGCGCGCGGGCCCCTCGATCAATCTCGCCTCGTCGCCCGACGCGCTCCACTGGAAGCCGCGGCGCGAGCCCGGTCTCCGGCCGCATGCGGGTACGGTCGCGACGGCGCGCATGGGAGGCGGGACGCCGCCGATCCTGACGCCGCGCGGCTGGCTCACGCTCTGGCACGGGGTCGAGCCGAAGGAGGTCGTCGGCATATACCGGACCTACTGGTCGCTTCTCGATCCGGAGAATCCTTCGCGCGTCCTCCACGGGGAACATGCGCCGCTGCTCGAGGCCAATCCGGCGCTCACCGCGCCGCTTGAGGATAAGATCTACATTCGCGACGTCGTCTTCACCACCGGCATCGTCGATGCCGGCGATCATTATATCGTCGCCTCGGGCGAGGGGGACCTTGCGTGCCGAATCACCCATATTCCCAAATCCCGTTTCGGACTGTGA
- a CDS encoding urea carboxylase-associated family protein, translating into MNSDKGARTEARSTAAFNRIGPRSGTAFRLAKGDILHVVDPEGGQVGDLLAFAADDVRELLSNGRTFDYEETIRLTAGNRLWSNRSRAMLEIVEDSVGVHDFLLTPCSEATFRHFYPAKPVHRGCFGNLAEALAPFGIEPDAIPVAFNLFMNVPVSPNGTIEVLPPPTRPGDHIRLRALCDLVIGLTACSAYDSCGGTFKPIDYRVETANRPRRNGEDKST; encoded by the coding sequence ATGAATAGCGATAAGGGAGCCCGAACCGAGGCGCGGTCAACCGCGGCTTTCAACCGCATCGGCCCGCGGTCGGGCACCGCCTTCCGGCTCGCGAAGGGCGACATACTTCATGTCGTCGACCCCGAAGGCGGCCAGGTCGGCGATTTGCTCGCCTTCGCCGCGGACGATGTCCGCGAATTGCTCTCGAACGGGCGCACCTTCGATTATGAGGAAACGATCCGGCTGACGGCAGGCAACCGGCTCTGGTCGAACCGCTCGCGTGCCATGCTCGAAATCGTCGAGGATAGCGTCGGTGTGCACGATTTCCTGCTTACCCCGTGCAGCGAAGCGACGTTCCGGCATTTCTATCCCGCCAAGCCCGTCCATCGCGGCTGTTTCGGCAATCTGGCCGAAGCTCTCGCCCCTTTCGGCATCGAGCCGGACGCGATCCCCGTAGCCTTCAACCTGTTCATGAACGTGCCGGTTTCGCCAAATGGTACGATCGAAGTCCTCCCCCCGCCGACCAGGCCAGGCGATCATATTCGGCTTCGCGCGCTTTGCGATCTCGTGATCGGCCTTACCGCCTGCTCGGCTTACGACAGTTGCGGCGGAACGTTCAAACCGATCGACTACCGCGTCGAAACCGCAAACCGGCCGAGGCGGAACGGGGAAGACAAATCGACCTAG
- a CDS encoding catalase — protein MSKTPATPRTASKSTKTITASEIAGADHPGETPAKASPIPSDAAIEHSYGDAQGSGGETRQTADSGASVLTTQQGAPVSDDQNSLKQGARGPTLLEDFHFREKLFHFDHERIPERVVHARGYGAHGYFELTESLADYSRADIFQRVGERTPAFVRFSTVAGSKGSFDLARDVRGFAVKLYTKEGNWDLVGNNIPVFFIQDAMKFPDLIHSVKAEPDRAFPQAQSAHDNFWDFISLMPESFHMVMWTMSDRAIPRSFRTMEGFGVHSFRLVNADGKSVFVKFHWKPRQGLQSVVWNEAVKINGADPDFHRRDLWDAINGGDFPEWDLGVQLFDDDFAESFDFDILDPTKLIPEERVPVRLIGRLVLDRVVDNFFAETEQVAFCTQNVPPGIDFSNDPLLQGRNFSYLDTQIKRLGGPNFTHIPINAPKCPMAHFQQDGHMAMKNPVGRANYEPNSWGPTIGGPREDPARGFTSFAEEAQGAKQRVRLESFADHYSQARQFYISQTPIEQKHIGDALVFELSKVERPDIRARTVSHLRNIDEKLAARVADGLGIALPDAAPAASEPKTDLPASDALSIVKNGPGSFKGRKLGILLSDGADATLFKALVKAVKTEGALFEIVAPKIGGATLSDGTKVAARHKIDGGPSVLFDAVAILVSEEGAGALGTDATAKDFVTDAFAHCKFIGHSADAVALLEAAGIADSLDEACIPLGKAAEAATFIEACRALRYWPREAEVDMDATGTG, from the coding sequence ATGAGCAAGACCCCCGCGACGCCGCGTACCGCCAGCAAATCCACGAAGACGATTACGGCGAGCGAAATCGCCGGCGCCGATCATCCGGGCGAAACCCCCGCAAAAGCCTCGCCGATTCCGTCCGATGCCGCGATCGAGCATAGCTATGGCGATGCGCAAGGTAGCGGCGGCGAGACTCGCCAGACCGCGGACAGCGGCGCGAGCGTGCTCACGACGCAGCAGGGGGCGCCCGTCTCCGACGATCAGAACAGCCTCAAGCAAGGCGCTCGGGGTCCGACGCTGCTCGAAGATTTTCACTTTCGCGAGAAGCTGTTTCATTTCGATCACGAGCGCATCCCCGAACGCGTTGTCCATGCGCGCGGCTACGGGGCGCACGGCTATTTCGAGCTCACGGAAAGCCTTGCGGACTATAGCCGGGCCGACATTTTCCAGCGCGTCGGCGAAAGGACGCCCGCATTCGTCCGCTTCTCGACGGTTGCGGGATCGAAGGGCAGCTTCGACCTCGCGCGCGACGTGCGCGGCTTCGCGGTCAAGCTCTACACGAAAGAAGGCAATTGGGATCTTGTGGGGAACAATATCCCCGTCTTCTTCATCCAGGATGCGATGAAGTTCCCCGATCTCATCCACTCGGTCAAAGCCGAGCCCGACCGCGCGTTTCCGCAAGCGCAATCCGCTCATGACAATTTCTGGGACTTTATCAGCCTGATGCCGGAAAGCTTCCACATGGTGATGTGGACGATGTCCGACCGGGCTATCCCGCGCTCCTTCCGCACGATGGAGGGTTTCGGCGTTCACAGCTTCCGGCTCGTCAATGCCGACGGCAAGTCGGTGTTCGTCAAATTCCACTGGAAGCCGCGGCAAGGCTTGCAGTCGGTCGTATGGAACGAGGCGGTGAAGATCAACGGAGCCGATCCCGACTTCCACCGCCGCGACCTGTGGGACGCGATCAATGGCGGCGACTTTCCCGAATGGGACCTCGGCGTCCAGCTTTTCGACGACGACTTTGCCGAAAGCTTCGACTTCGACATCCTCGATCCCACGAAGCTCATCCCCGAGGAACGGGTTCCGGTGCGCCTGATCGGGCGCCTCGTGCTCGACCGGGTGGTCGATAACTTCTTCGCGGAAACCGAACAGGTCGCATTTTGCACGCAAAATGTGCCCCCCGGTATCGATTTTTCGAACGATCCGCTGCTGCAGGGGCGCAATTTTTCCTATCTCGACACGCAGATCAAGCGATTGGGCGGTCCCAATTTCACCCATATCCCGATCAATGCCCCCAAATGCCCGATGGCGCATTTCCAGCAGGACGGACATATGGCGATGAAAAACCCCGTCGGCCGCGCCAATTACGAACCGAATAGCTGGGGACCGACCATCGGGGGACCGCGCGAGGATCCGGCCAGGGGCTTCACCAGCTTCGCCGAAGAAGCCCAGGGCGCGAAGCAGCGCGTGCGCCTGGAAAGCTTCGCCGATCATTATAGCCAGGCGCGGCAATTCTACATCAGTCAGACACCGATCGAGCAAAAGCATATCGGCGATGCGCTCGTCTTCGAACTCTCGAAAGTGGAACGGCCGGACATTCGCGCCCGCACCGTTTCGCATCTGCGCAACATCGACGAGAAACTGGCTGCGCGCGTCGCGGACGGTCTGGGGATCGCGCTTCCCGACGCCGCGCCCGCGGCGTCCGAGCCGAAGACCGACCTTCCCGCCTCCGACGCGCTCAGCATCGTCAAAAATGGCCCAGGCAGCTTCAAGGGCCGCAAGCTCGGGATCTTGCTGAGCGATGGCGCCGATGCCACGCTATTCAAGGCGCTCGTCAAGGCGGTGAAGACCGAGGGTGCGCTTTTCGAGATCGTCGCCCCCAAGATCGGCGGCGCGACGCTCTCCGACGGAACGAAGGTGGCAGCGCGGCACAAGATCGACGGCGGCCCTTCGGTGCTCTTCGACGCGGTTGCGATCCTCGTGTCCGAGGAAGGCGCGGGGGCGCTGGGTACCGATGCCACTGCGAAGGATTTCGTGACCGACGCCTTCGCGCACTGCAAGTTCATCGGCCATAGCGCGGACGCGGTCGCGCTACTCGAGGCGGCGGGCATCGCGGACAGCCTCGACGAGGCTTGCATCCCTTTGGGGAAGGCCGCCGAGGCGGCGACCTTCATCGAGGCCTGCCGCGCGCTTCGATATTGGCCGCGCGAAGCGGAGGTCGACATGGATGCTACCGGAACCGGTTGA
- the gntA gene encoding guanitoxin biosynthesis heme-dependent pre-guanitoxin N-hydroxylase GntA: protein MLPVTNETDHPLAERFADFLRSEEFPCVGAKSALARDQVHFVVGRDIRSAWDDLRIYPNLLDLASSYARRPSLFHSLVVLFEEDSGLDEKAFEACLWDRLASLSHKDDWHGQPPDPRVSSDPRDPHFSLSFGGEAFFVVGLHPRASRPARRFERPALVFNLHDQFETLRASGLYEKMRTTIIARDVALAGDVNPMLARHGSLSEARQYSGREVGSEWRCPFAGRNAGRRRRLLGGRGA, encoded by the coding sequence ATGCTCCCTGTCACGAATGAAACCGACCATCCGCTTGCCGAGCGCTTCGCAGATTTTTTGCGATCGGAGGAGTTTCCATGCGTGGGCGCGAAGTCCGCGCTCGCGCGCGATCAGGTCCACTTCGTGGTCGGCCGCGACATAAGATCGGCGTGGGACGATCTTCGCATCTACCCCAATCTTCTCGATCTTGCCTCGAGCTACGCGCGGCGCCCATCGCTATTCCACTCGCTCGTCGTCCTGTTCGAAGAGGATAGCGGCCTCGACGAAAAGGCGTTCGAGGCCTGCCTGTGGGATCGGCTCGCGTCGCTCTCGCACAAGGATGACTGGCACGGTCAGCCTCCCGACCCGCGCGTCAGCAGCGATCCGCGCGACCCTCATTTTTCGTTGAGTTTCGGAGGGGAAGCCTTCTTTGTCGTTGGCCTCCATCCTCGGGCGAGCCGGCCAGCGCGCCGGTTCGAGCGCCCCGCGCTGGTGTTCAATCTTCACGATCAATTCGAAACGCTTCGCGCCAGCGGACTCTACGAGAAGATGCGCACGACGATTATCGCGCGCGACGTCGCGCTCGCAGGCGACGTCAACCCGATGCTCGCGAGGCATGGAAGCTTATCCGAAGCCCGGCAATATTCCGGGCGCGAGGTCGGCTCCGAATGGCGCTGCCCCTTCGCGGGGCGCAATGCCGGTCGGCGCCGGCGACTGCTGGGCGGTCGCGGCGCTTGA